From the genome of Lotus japonicus ecotype B-129 chromosome 6, LjGifu_v1.2, one region includes:
- the LOC130726991 gene encoding probable methyltransferase PMT11 yields the protein MKSPINIDFLRSTLAVKLAAFFLIAVTFFYFGKHWSDSDGYNRQLIFFNQEPDPDQNLNLVVSTSPNFNKVFNVSELVDLNPPLPPLKKIQPPSPPPPPSPPPPPPPVEKFGIVKEDGTMSEEFEVGDFDPEMVDDWVNETQVEREGSSAAPKFAIKKFGLCPKTMSEYIPCLDNEDAIRKLPSTEKGERFERHCPEQGRELSCLVPAPKGYHAPIPWPRSRDEVWFYNVPHTRLAEDKGGQNWIYKQKDKFKFPGGGTQFIHGANEYLDHISKMIPEITFGQHIRVVLDVGCGVASFGAYLLSRNVVTMSVAPKDVHENQIQFALERGVPAMVAAFATKRLLYPSQAFDLIHCSRCRINWTRDDGILLLEVNRMLRAGGYFVWAAQPVYKHEEALEEQWEEMLNLTTRLCWKFLKKDGYIAIWQKPSDNSCYLNREAGTKPPLCDPSDDPDNVWYVNLQACISELPKNGYEANVIAWPARLKTPPNRIHSIKHDALISREELFRAESMYWNDIIASYVRAWHWNKMRLRNVMDMRAGFGGFAAALIDLKLNSWVMNVVPVSGPNTLPVIYDRGLIGVMHDWCEPFDTYPRTYDLLHAANLLSVEKKRCNVSSIMLEMDRILRPGGVVYIRDSLSIMDELQEIAKAMGWRVSLRETFEGPHASERILVCDKHLLHA from the exons ATGAAATCACCAATCAACATCGATTTTCTCCGATCAACCCTCGCCGTCAAGCTCGCCGCGTTCTTCCTCATCGCCGTCACTTTCTTCTACTTCGGGAAGCACTGGTCCGATTCCGATGGCTACAACCGCCAGCTCATCTTCTTCAACCAGGAACCCGACCCGGATCAGAATCTCAATCTTGTTGTCTCCACATCCCCGAATTTCAACAAAGTTTTCAATGTCTCTGAACTCGTTGATCTCAATCCACCGCTTCCGCCGCTGAAGAAAATCCAaccaccgtcgccgccgccTCCTCCATCCCCTCCGCCACCTCCGCCGCCGGTCGAGAAATTCGGGATCGTGAAGGAGGATGGCACGATGTCAGAGGAGTTTGAAGTTGGGGATTTCGATCCGGAGATGGTGGATGATTGGGTGAACGAAACGCAGGTTGAGAGGGAGGGTTCTTCTGCTGCTCCCAAATTTGCCATCAAGAAATTCGGGTTGTGCCCGAAAACCATGAGTGAGTATATACCTTGTTTGGATAATGAAGACGCGATTCGGAAGCTGCCTTCCACGGAGAAAGGGGAGAGGTTTGAGCGGCATTGCCCAGAACAAGGTCGTGAGTTGAGTTGCTTGGTTCCTGCACCCAAAGGGTATCATGCTCCAATTCCATGGCCCAGAAGCAGAGATGAG GTATGGTTCTATAATGTTCCTCATACTCGTCTTGCTGAAGATAAAGGAGGCCAAAACTGGATTTACAAACAAAAGGATAAGTTTAAATTTCCAGGAGGGGGTACGCAATTTATACACGGGGCAAATGAATACTTGGACCATATATCTAAG ATGATTCCTGAGATTACATTTGGTCAGCATATACGAGTTGTTCTTGATGTTGGCTGTGGTGTAGCTAGTTTTGGTGCTTACTTACTGTCACGGAATGTCGTTACTATGTCTGTAGCTCCGAAAGATGTTCATGAGAATCAGATCCAGTTTGCTCTTGAACGTGGTGTCCCAGCAATGGTGGCAGCATTTGCAACTAAACGTTTATTATATCCAAGTCAAGCTTTTGACTTGATACACTGTTCACGGTGTAGAATTAATTGGACTCGAGATG ATGGGATATTGCTGCTTGAGGTTAATAGGATGCTAAGAGCAGGAGGGTACTTTGTCTGGGCTGCCCAGCCAGTGTACAAGCATGAGGAAGCTTTAGAAGAACAATGGGAAG AGATGCTTAATCTTACCACTCGACTCTGCTGgaagtttttgaaaaaagatGGGTACATTGCAATATGGCAGAAACCTTCTGACAATAGCTGCTATCTTAACCGTGAGGCCGGAACTAAACCACCACTGTGTGACCCAAGTGATGATCCAGACAATGTTTG GTATGTAAATCTACAAGCATGCATCTCTGAATTGCCTAAGAATGGATATGAAGCAAATGTTATTGCATGGCCTGCACGTTTGAAAACCCCACCTAATAGGATCCATAGCATAAAACATGATGCCCTCATATCCAGAGAAGAGCTTTTCAGGGCAGAGTCAATGTACTGGAATGATATAATAGCAAGCTACGTTCGTGCTTGGCACTGGAACAAGATGAGATTACGAAATGTTATGGACATGCGAGCAGGTTTTGGAGG ATTTGCAGCAGCTTTGATTGATCTCAAGCTTAACAGCTGGGTTATGAATGTTGTTCCGGTTAGTGGCCCAAACACCTTGCCTGTTATATATGACCGTGGATTGATTGGAGTTATGCATGACTG GTGCGAACCGTTCGACACCTATCCGAGAACCTATGATTTATTGCATGCCGCAAACCTGCTTTCTGTTGAGAAGAAAAG ATGCAATGTCTCATCAATTATGCTTGAGATGGATCGGATACTAAGACCTGGTGGAGTTGTATACATCCGTGATTCTCTTTCCATCATGGATGAACTTCAAGAGATTGCCAAAGCCATGGGTTGGCGCGTGTCATTGCGAGAGACATTTGAGGGGCCTCATGCAAGTGAAAGGATCTTGGTCTGTGATAAGCACCTGCTACATGCTTGA
- the LOC130726992 gene encoding protein HESO1-like gives MSTRSMLDIVLHDILRVVTPLQEDWAIRFAIINDFRSIVESVESLRGATVEPYGSFVSNLFTRWGDLDISIELSNGSHISSIGKNQKQRLLGDLIKALKLKGGWINLQFISHARVPILIFKSRRQGVSCDISINNLQGVIKSKLLLWIDRIDGRFRDMVLVVKEWAKAHKINNSKTGTFNSYSLSLLVIFHFQTCVPAILPPLKDVYPGNMVDKLTGVRADAEDFIAETCNANINRIISDKSRPINRKSLPELFVEFLRKFAQMDSWASELGICPYTGQWEQIKNNMIWLPKTYAIFVEDPFEQPQNTARSVSAGQLSKISEAFLRTYSVLTSKNQNQNSLLTFLAPPEVSRLIIKPVIPNYNGGGGYFHPPQLPLHVQRAEHPRHQHRSQRRVHNGSQGTTNGQNMEAKDPIAKTQKGNSNSSTSKVPPVQVRQGQQIWRQKIQ, from the exons ATGAGCACACGTAGTATGTTGGATATTGTTCTACACGATATACTTCGGGTGGTCACACCCTTACAAGAAGATTGGGCGATACGTTTTGCAATTATTAATGATTTCCGAAGCATTGTTGAATCTGTGGAAAGCCTGAGAG GAGCAACTGTTGAGCCATATGGATCATTTGTATCTAATCTCTTCACACGATGGGGTGACCTGGATATTTCAATTGAGTTATCAAATGGTTCACATATTTCATCTATTGGGAAAAATCAAAAACAGAGGTTATTGGGAGATCTTATAAAAGCTTTGAAACTGAAAG GTGGATGGATCAACTTGCAGTTCATCTCCCATGCGCGAGTTCCCATTTTAATATTCAAAAGCCGCCGACAGGGTGTATCTTGTGACATTTCAATCAATAACCTGCAGGGTGTGATCAAATCCAAGCTTTTGCTTTGGATTGACAGGATAGATGGCCGCTTTCGAGATATGGTTTTAGTG GTAAAGGAATGGGCCAAAGCACATAAAATCAATAACTCTAAAACTGGAACTTTCAACTCGTATTCTCTCAGTTTGCTAGTAATCTTTCACTTTCAG aCATGTGTTCCTGCAATTTTGCCACCACTTAAAGATGTATATCCTGGCAATATGGTTGATAAACTGACAG GTGTTAGAGCTGATGCAGAGGATTTTATTGCGGAAACATGTAATGCTAACATAAACCGAATCATATCTGACAAATCCAGGCCAATTAACAGAAAATCTTTGCCTGAACTTTTTGTTGAATTCTTAAGAAAG TTTGCTCAAATGGATTCATGGGCCTCAGAGCTGGGAATTTGCCCATATACCGGACAATGGGAACAGATAAAGAACAACATGATATGGCTGCCCAAGACTTATGCAATATTT GTTGAGGATCCTTTTGAGCAGCCACAGAATACTGCAAGATCTGTCAGTGCAGGACAACTGAGTAAGATATCCGAGGCATTTCTAAGGACATACAGCGTACTTACCTCCAAAAATCAGAATCAAAATTCTCTCTTGACTTTCTTAGCACCACCAGAGGTGTCAAGGTTAATTATAAAACCTGTTATCCCAAAttacaatggtggtggtggctatTTCCACCCACCTCAGCTGCCACTACATGTGCAGAGAGCCGAGCACCCACGCCATCAACATCGGTCGCAGCGTCGTGTTCACAATGGAAGTCAAGGAACAACCAATGGCCAAAATATGGAGGCAAAAGATCCAATAGCCAAAACACAGAAGGGAAACTCCAACAGTTCAACTTCAAAAGTACCACCTGTGCAGGTACGTCAAGGCCAGCAGATATGGAGGCAAAAGATCCAATAG